From Riemerella anatipestifer ATCC 11845 = DSM 15868, a single genomic window includes:
- a CDS encoding cytochrome c biogenesis protein ResB, giving the protein MKFENTLTSRTQFRDALIINLGLLVLGVLLQYFLGNIPKQYVSFPYNIGAGVGFVLVWTLIFYFFKQKKIISLLDSSPFAIVTTIVLGFLSIGLGVFNVAPESTYYNTLNKLGVNQITTTWYFALIFFILLVNLWLSILKRALVFQAKNITFLLNHFGLWLALFAGVLGQGDLTKLKMTLQDGRPEWRAVDENGHVVELPLALELKKFEMEIYPNKLFLIDEKGETLPKSKPDGFMLEKIGAIHTFEDWEVKLVEYVQNAVIVRENTYAKNPMWGATNAAKVIVKNKKTQEQKEEWISCGNFMFPPKAIKLSENRTLVMSPPEAKKYQSDVLIYQKESSKVEEGKILVNQPLEVNGWKIYQVSYNENLGRWSDISVLELVLDPWLPLVYIGIFILMLGTISFLFQNRK; this is encoded by the coding sequence ATGAAATTTGAAAATACATTAACTAGTAGAACTCAGTTTAGAGATGCCTTAATTATCAATTTAGGGTTGTTGGTGTTGGGAGTTCTTCTTCAGTATTTTTTAGGAAATATTCCTAAACAGTATGTTTCGTTTCCATATAATATAGGGGCTGGTGTAGGCTTTGTATTGGTATGGACGCTTATTTTTTATTTCTTCAAGCAGAAGAAAATCATTAGTTTGCTAGATAGCTCACCGTTTGCTATTGTAACTACTATTGTTTTAGGCTTTTTGAGTATAGGTTTGGGCGTATTTAATGTAGCTCCAGAATCTACTTATTATAATACACTTAACAAGTTGGGTGTTAATCAGATTACGACTACGTGGTATTTTGCTTTAATTTTCTTTATTCTGTTGGTCAATTTGTGGTTGAGTATTCTCAAGAGGGCTTTGGTTTTTCAAGCGAAAAACATCACTTTTTTACTCAATCATTTTGGGTTATGGTTAGCTTTATTTGCTGGAGTTTTAGGTCAAGGCGATCTTACGAAACTTAAAATGACTCTGCAAGATGGTCGTCCCGAATGGAGAGCAGTAGATGAGAATGGGCATGTGGTAGAGCTACCACTAGCACTTGAACTCAAGAAGTTTGAGATGGAGATTTACCCTAACAAGCTATTTCTTATAGATGAAAAAGGGGAAACTTTACCAAAGTCTAAACCAGACGGCTTTATGTTGGAAAAGATAGGGGCAATACATACTTTTGAAGATTGGGAAGTAAAACTGGTAGAATATGTACAGAATGCAGTTATTGTTAGAGAGAACACTTACGCTAAAAATCCAATGTGGGGAGCAACTAATGCGGCTAAAGTTATTGTAAAAAATAAAAAAACACAGGAGCAAAAAGAAGAGTGGATTTCTTGCGGAAACTTTATGTTTCCACCTAAAGCTATCAAGCTAAGCGAAAATAGAACCTTGGTAATGTCGCCACCAGAGGCTAAAAAATATCAGTCCGATGTTTTAATTTACCAAAAAGAAAGCTCAAAAGTGGAGGAAGGTAAAATATTGGTTAATCAGCCGCTAGAAGTTAATGGTTGGAAAATCTATCAAGTCAGCTATAACGAAAACTTAGGGCGATGGTCAGATATTAGTGTGTTAGAATTGGTGCTAGACCCGTGGTTACCGTTAGTGTATATAGGTATTTTTATACTTATGTTGGGTACTATT
- the nrfA gene encoding ammonia-forming cytochrome c nitrite reductase: protein MKRKSWLIVGILGVVIFGLGMLANSIMQRKAESMHLSKANNNIKDFESRNEIWGDSYPREYESWAKTADTTFRSKHMSSNADDLLEERPEMVILWAGYAFAKDYKAPRGHFYSVKDVVGTLRTGAPDANHPDVQPGTCWTCKSPDVPRMMNQMGVENFYKAKWSQLGSDVVNPIGCADCHDPKTMNLTITRPALVEAYQRMGKDIKKATHQEMRSLVCAQCHVEYYFKGDNKYLTFPWDKGMSLENMEEYYDNAKHVDFVHKLSKAPILKAQHPDFEVYNLGIHAQRGVSCADCHMPYKSEGGVKYTDHHISSPLANINNTCQVCHRESETTLAQNVYERQDMVFQLRNRLEKQLAKVHLMAKFLWDNNATEQEMKPVLDLIRKSQWRWDFITASHGAAFHAPLESQRILGDGLYLAVQAEAKMNDISNKKNISGKFVMPDVSTKAKAQKFIGLDIPKESAAKAQFMKTVVPEWLKKAKAKGVLVKDK from the coding sequence ATGAAACGCAAGAGTTGGTTAATTGTAGGAATTTTAGGAGTGGTTATTTTTGGTTTGGGGATGCTTGCTAATTCTATTATGCAGAGAAAGGCAGAGTCTATGCATCTTTCTAAAGCTAATAATAATATTAAAGATTTTGAATCTAGAAATGAAATTTGGGGAGATTCTTACCCTCGTGAGTATGAGTCTTGGGCAAAAACGGCAGACACTACTTTTAGATCTAAACATATGAGTAGTAATGCTGATGATTTGCTAGAAGAAAGACCAGAAATGGTAATCCTTTGGGCAGGATATGCTTTTGCAAAAGATTATAAAGCACCTAGAGGACACTTCTATTCAGTGAAAGATGTGGTGGGTACTTTAAGAACAGGTGCTCCTGATGCTAATCATCCAGATGTGCAGCCAGGAACTTGTTGGACTTGTAAAAGCCCTGATGTACCAAGAATGATGAACCAAATGGGAGTAGAAAACTTCTATAAAGCTAAATGGTCTCAGCTTGGAAGCGATGTGGTAAACCCTATTGGTTGTGCAGATTGCCACGACCCTAAGACTATGAATTTAACCATTACTCGCCCTGCATTGGTAGAGGCTTATCAAAGAATGGGTAAAGATATTAAGAAAGCAACACACCAAGAGATGCGTTCTTTAGTTTGTGCACAGTGTCATGTGGAGTATTACTTTAAAGGAGATAATAAATACCTTACTTTCCCTTGGGATAAAGGTATGTCTCTAGAAAATATGGAGGAATATTATGATAATGCAAAACATGTGGACTTTGTACATAAGTTGAGTAAAGCACCTATTCTAAAAGCTCAGCACCCAGATTTTGAAGTTTATAATTTAGGTATCCATGCTCAGAGAGGAGTATCTTGTGCGGACTGCCATATGCCATATAAGTCAGAAGGAGGGGTTAAATATACAGACCACCACATTTCTAGTCCATTAGCTAATATCAATAATACTTGTCAGGTTTGTCATAGAGAGTCAGAAACTACTCTTGCTCAAAATGTGTACGAAAGACAGGATATGGTATTCCAGCTTAGAAATAGATTAGAAAAACAGTTAGCAAAAGTTCACTTAATGGCTAAATTCCTTTGGGATAATAATGCTACAGAGCAAGAGATGAAGCCTGTTTTAGACCTTATCAGAAAATCACAATGGAGATGGGATTTCATTACTGCATCACACGGAGCGGCGTTCCACGCACCACTAGAATCTCAGCGTATTTTGGGTGATGGTCTTTACCTAGCGGTACAAGCTGAAGCGAAGATGAATGATATTTCTAACAAGAAAAATATTAGTGGTAAGTTTGTAATGCCAGATGTAAGTACTAAAGCTAAAGCACAAAAATTCATTGGTTTAGATATACCTAAAGAGTCAGCTGCTAAAGCACAGTTTATGAAAACAGTAGTTCCAGAATGGTTGAAGAAAGCAAAAGCTAAGGGAGTTCTGGTAAAAGATAAATAA
- the nrfH gene encoding cytochrome c nitrite reductase small subunit has protein sequence MMKRENYEGKSKTNRRKERWLFPVLLGVALGLFMYVFYISKAYSYLSDDPKACVNCHIMAPEYSTWFHSSHGRVTNCNDCHVPHDNVFRKYYFKAMDGMRHASMYSLRMEPQVIKIRKPGETVVQENCIRCHNDLNSVVGTASVTASMAHKDEGKLCWECHRDVPHGNVRGLNSAPHARVPLAETPVPEWLNKMTKEKSNK, from the coding sequence ATGATGAAGAGAGAAAACTATGAAGGTAAGTCTAAAACAAATAGACGGAAGGAAAGATGGTTATTTCCTGTACTATTAGGAGTAGCACTTGGGTTATTTATGTATGTGTTTTACATTTCTAAAGCGTACTCTTACCTTTCAGATGATCCTAAAGCCTGTGTAAACTGCCATATTATGGCTCCGGAGTACTCTACATGGTTTCACTCTTCTCATGGTAGGGTAACTAATTGTAATGATTGTCATGTACCTCACGACAATGTCTTCAGAAAGTACTATTTTAAAGCAATGGACGGAATGAGACATGCCAGCATGTATTCTCTAAGAATGGAGCCTCAGGTAATTAAAATCAGAAAACCGGGGGAAACAGTAGTTCAGGAGAATTGTATCCGTTGTCATAATGATTTGAATAGTGTGGTGGGTACAGCATCTGTAACAGCAAGTATGGCTCATAAGGACGAAGGTAAACTATGTTGGGAATGCCATAGAGATGTGCCACATGGTAATGTAAGAGGGCTTAATTCTGCACCTCATGCTAGAGTGCCTTTGGCAGAAACTCCAGTGCCTGAGTGGCTTAATAAAATGACAAAAGAAAAATCAAACAAGTAG
- a CDS encoding alginate export family protein: MKTYYLPLLSIFLLSHSQILAQDSSNKDNTFDMSLQIRPRTEYRNGAYTPLNQGEQNAFLTHNRTRLSMNYSNKDLLKVKFSVQNINIWGQANQVQIVDPTGGMSIYEAYADLKLSENLRTKVGRQAIVLDDERIFGGLDWHPAGRSHDALAIEWNKNNTNIITYAAFNQNYKNNKLNINNPIGQFFTPTDAQPYQHLQLIHFKHQLSKTSYFSILLNNLGYRNDLLPDSKTHNLQTFGMNYFGKKNAWNGHFSSYYQMGKNAQGTKKSAYLLSGSLGYQVAKPLNISIGADYLSGDDTNKTDNISNSFDPLYGTHHKFYGFMDYFYVGNAHKNVGLLDTHVKLSAKVSPSLNLGLNTHLFYSGTNIYNNDKKLSSYLGNEWDFTFGYNVMPNVSVVGGYSFFLNTEPLRFLKNKNTANSYQDWFWVSLNVNPQILKAKF; encoded by the coding sequence ATGAAAACTTATTATTTACCTTTATTGAGTATTTTTCTATTATCTCATTCTCAAATATTAGCTCAGGATTCTTCAAACAAAGACAATACTTTCGACATGTCCTTGCAAATTCGTCCAAGAACTGAGTACAGAAACGGAGCCTACACTCCATTAAACCAAGGTGAGCAGAATGCTTTTCTCACACACAACAGAACAAGACTGAGCATGAATTACTCTAACAAAGACTTATTAAAGGTAAAATTCTCAGTACAAAACATCAATATTTGGGGACAAGCCAACCAAGTACAGATCGTTGATCCAACAGGAGGAATGTCTATCTATGAAGCATATGCAGACTTAAAGTTATCCGAAAATCTAAGAACTAAAGTTGGGCGACAAGCAATAGTGCTAGATGACGAAAGGATTTTTGGAGGACTTGACTGGCACCCAGCAGGAAGAAGCCACGACGCTTTAGCCATAGAATGGAATAAAAACAATACCAACATTATTACTTACGCCGCTTTTAACCAGAATTATAAAAACAATAAACTTAATATAAATAATCCAATAGGTCAATTTTTTACCCCTACAGATGCACAACCGTACCAACACCTTCAGTTGATTCATTTTAAACACCAACTATCCAAAACTTCTTATTTTTCAATATTATTGAATAACCTAGGCTACCGAAACGATTTATTACCTGACTCCAAAACGCATAACTTACAAACTTTTGGTATGAATTATTTTGGCAAGAAAAACGCTTGGAATGGACATTTCTCATCTTATTATCAAATGGGAAAAAACGCTCAGGGCACTAAAAAATCTGCCTATTTACTTTCTGGTTCATTAGGTTATCAAGTTGCAAAACCTCTCAACATCAGCATTGGAGCAGATTATCTCTCTGGCGATGATACCAACAAAACCGATAACATTTCTAACTCATTCGACCCACTTTACGGAACTCACCATAAATTCTATGGCTTCATGGATTATTTTTATGTAGGGAACGCTCATAAAAATGTAGGACTATTAGACACCCACGTTAAACTATCCGCAAAGGTTAGCCCGTCACTAAATCTAGGATTAAATACCCATTTATTCTATTCTGGAACTAATATCTACAATAATGATAAAAAACTATCCTCTTACCTTGGTAATGAATGGGATTTCACTTTTGGATATAATGTGATGCCTAATGTAAGTGTTGTAGGCGGTTATTCTTTCTTCCTAAACACAGAGCCATTGAGATTTCTTAAAAATAAAAACACAGCCAACTCTTATCAAGATTGGTTCTGGGTAAGTTTAAATGTAAATCCTCAAATTTTAAAAGCTAAATTTTAA
- a CDS encoding S8 family serine peptidase: MKKRVLFTGAFTLGASVFFFAQTEQQRLKITKEYNQQKLDKIVDESKLKEQKQKAELAEFLKKNNLPLKIQHKEGGTSELIRVENGVPIYFTNNNIAAARSTRANHLNTGGSLGLQLDGQGMTAYVWDAGSVRPSHREFGNRVTVGDGASHNGDNHATHVGGTIAATGVTAAAKGMASKALIRSYDWSSDYSEASTAARAGMLLSNHSYGYNSLSLPDWYFGAYIGESADWDRLMYSAPYYLMCVAAGNDGSNYGYNQDTGKYELLNASPLGGTTNDYDKLTGHSTSKNALVVANANDANVDAQGNLLSVTIASSSSQGPTDDLRVKPDIAGNGVQVYSPVAYTSTSTGKTYGNAYYDSYTGTSMASPNVTGSLLLVQQHYNNKEGQFMLGAQLKGLALHTADDAGMEGPDANFGWGLLNVKKMVEAIDARGTSSLIENLNLANGAFYTKKIVSDGVAPIRVSISWYDPAGPLQTSSQLNSSIKRLVNDLDLRVTSSNGTIYFPWALTSRSTNAKKDNNSDNFERVDLGVVPAGEYTVRVSHKGTLTNSSQNYTLIVTGANGGGATTPTPTPTVCGDPSNMTVSDITSSAATVSWTASSSANVNYTLQYKLASSSSWVDLTTTTSTTVSLTSLSADTAYDLRVRTNCSSTSMSNYTSASFRTLSAMVTTCNGAYEPNNTFSSATRITALNRDYNAAIETTTDRDYYVLTTSTAGYVTVKLSGLTHDIDLRLYNSAGTQIRSSLNSGTKSELIQAYLAAGTYYVLVSPYSGSSPNSCYTLRLEPGYTSFAEGASGMVSSNNDFKVYPNPVTDVAYVDVPEKLSKNATIKVYDMTGRMVLETKAEAGVNKLNVSNLAAGAYVVNVENDLETISSKFIKK, from the coding sequence ATGAAAAAGAGAGTATTATTTACAGGAGCCTTCACGTTGGGGGCGTCTGTATTTTTCTTTGCTCAAACAGAACAGCAGAGATTGAAAATTACCAAAGAGTATAATCAGCAAAAACTAGACAAAATTGTTGATGAGAGTAAGCTTAAAGAGCAAAAACAAAAAGCTGAGTTAGCTGAGTTTTTGAAAAAGAATAATCTGCCATTGAAGATTCAGCACAAGGAAGGTGGTACATCGGAGCTTATTAGAGTAGAGAATGGGGTTCCTATTTATTTTACCAATAATAATATTGCAGCAGCAAGATCTACCAGAGCTAATCACCTAAATACGGGAGGTAGTTTAGGATTGCAATTAGATGGGCAGGGTATGACGGCTTATGTATGGGATGCAGGTAGTGTAAGACCTTCTCATAGAGAGTTTGGTAATAGAGTTACAGTAGGAGATGGTGCTAGTCATAATGGGGATAACCACGCAACCCATGTGGGAGGAACTATTGCCGCAACAGGTGTGACTGCGGCTGCTAAAGGTATGGCAAGTAAAGCCTTAATTCGTTCTTACGATTGGTCATCAGACTACTCCGAAGCAAGTACAGCGGCGAGAGCGGGTATGTTGCTGAGTAATCATTCATACGGATATAATTCGTTATCTCTTCCAGATTGGTATTTTGGAGCTTATATAGGAGAGTCTGCAGACTGGGATAGATTGATGTATAGTGCACCATATTATTTAATGTGTGTAGCTGCTGGTAATGACGGCTCTAATTATGGTTATAATCAAGATACAGGGAAGTATGAATTGCTAAACGCTAGTCCATTGGGAGGTACTACTAATGATTATGATAAATTAACGGGACATTCTACATCTAAAAACGCATTAGTTGTAGCCAATGCTAATGATGCTAATGTGGATGCTCAGGGTAATTTATTATCTGTGACTATCGCTTCCTCTAGCAGTCAAGGTCCTACCGATGATTTAAGGGTGAAGCCAGATATAGCAGGTAATGGGGTTCAAGTATATTCTCCAGTAGCATATACATCTACTAGCACTGGTAAAACTTATGGAAATGCTTACTATGATAGTTATACAGGGACATCTATGGCGAGCCCTAATGTTACGGGGTCTTTACTTTTGGTTCAGCAACATTATAATAATAAGGAGGGGCAGTTTATGTTAGGAGCTCAATTGAAAGGTTTGGCATTGCATACAGCTGATGATGCAGGGATGGAAGGTCCTGATGCTAATTTTGGTTGGGGACTTCTTAATGTAAAGAAAATGGTAGAGGCAATTGATGCTAGAGGAACTTCTTCTTTGATAGAAAACTTAAATTTAGCTAATGGAGCATTTTATACTAAAAAGATAGTTTCTGATGGAGTTGCGCCTATTAGAGTGTCAATTTCTTGGTATGATCCAGCTGGACCTCTTCAAACATCGTCTCAGTTAAATAGCTCTATTAAAAGATTGGTTAATGATTTAGACTTAAGAGTAACCTCTTCTAATGGTACAATTTATTTCCCTTGGGCTCTTACTTCTAGAAGTACTAATGCAAAAAAAGATAACAATAGCGATAACTTTGAGAGAGTTGATTTAGGGGTTGTTCCAGCGGGGGAATATACGGTAAGAGTTTCTCATAAAGGAACATTGACTAACTCTAGTCAAAACTATACTCTAATAGTTACTGGAGCTAATGGAGGGGGGGCAACAACTCCGACGCCAACACCTACAGTTTGTGGTGACCCTTCTAATATGACGGTAAGTGATATTACTTCGTCTGCGGCTACAGTTTCTTGGACGGCAAGTTCTTCGGCTAATGTAAATTATACACTGCAATATAAATTAGCATCTAGTTCTTCTTGGGTAGATTTAACAACAACAACATCAACTACTGTTTCTCTTACAAGTCTTTCAGCAGATACAGCTTACGATTTAAGAGTGAGAACTAATTGTTCTTCAACTTCTATGAGTAATTATACTTCTGCTTCGTTTAGAACATTAAGTGCTATGGTAACTACTTGTAATGGAGCTTATGAGCCTAATAATACATTCTCTTCTGCTACTAGAATTACGGCGTTGAATAGAGATTATAATGCTGCGATAGAGACAACTACGGATAGGGATTATTATGTGTTGACTACAAGTACTGCGGGTTATGTTACAGTAAAGTTAAGTGGATTAACTCATGATATAGATTTAAGATTGTACAATAGTGCAGGAACTCAAATTAGGTCATCTCTTAACTCTGGAACAAAATCTGAATTGATACAAGCTTACTTGGCAGCAGGTACTTATTATGTGTTAGTGAGTCCATATTCAGGTTCTAGCCCTAACTCTTGCTATACATTAAGATTGGAGCCGGGTTATACTAGTTTTGCTGAGGGTGCTTCTGGTATGGTGTCTAGCAATAATGACTTTAAAGTTTATCCTAACCCAGTAACAGATGTGGCTTATGTAGATGTTCCTGAAAAATTGTCTAAAAATGCTACTATAAAAGTGTATGATATGACAGGGCGTATGGTGCTAGAAACTAAAGCTGAAGCAGGAGTAAATAAACTTAATGTTTCAAATCTTGCTGCAGGTGCTTATGTGGTGAATGTAGAGAATGATTTAGAAACTATTTCTTCTAAATTTATTAAGAAATAA
- a CDS encoding ABC transporter ATP-binding protein, with translation MDSLKTLNPYFWKHKKLLSWGIFFIIASNFFAIYQIQFIGKTVDIIQEVISQKKTTQKVLFRTLLINGGIIIGASVLSGIFRFMMRQTIIVASRKIEYELKNNIFRQYEKLSLTQYKSTTVGDLLNRLSEDVVAVRMYLGPGVMYVINLVILLIITSVYMFQTNLQMTLWTLLPLPILSFTIYKVSSIINKKSKIMQKSQSAISTFVQDSFSGIRVIKFFNKEKYIQQNYNTKVKHYQEKALDLAKTEAYFFTIILLVIGLLNIIILYIGGQKYIKGEMSIGAIADFFMYINILIWPFSMVGWVTSVNQRAAASMQRLNEFLDKKSEIINKNKNHYSIKGDIEFRNVSYTYPNTGIKALDNISFKVNAGESLAIMGKTGSGKSTIALLLCRLIDPDEGDIFIDGINLKEHNLEVYRNALGYIPQESYLFSDTIENNIGFAIDSSNAKIIEEYAKKADIHKNIIEFKNQYKTIVGERGVMLSGGQKQRICIARALIKKPNILIFDDSLSALDTETEENILNNLENLDEKCTRIIITHRPSSAKNAHQTLYLSPIN, from the coding sequence ATGGACTCATTAAAAACACTTAATCCTTATTTTTGGAAACACAAGAAACTTCTTTCTTGGGGTATTTTTTTCATTATAGCAAGTAACTTTTTTGCCATCTACCAAATTCAGTTTATAGGCAAAACTGTAGATATTATCCAAGAAGTTATCTCTCAAAAAAAAACCACTCAAAAGGTGCTTTTTCGCACACTCCTAATTAACGGAGGTATTATCATTGGAGCCTCTGTGCTATCGGGCATTTTTAGGTTTATGATGAGACAAACCATTATTGTGGCATCAAGAAAAATAGAATACGAGCTAAAGAACAATATCTTCCGTCAGTACGAAAAACTATCTCTAACTCAATACAAATCAACCACTGTAGGAGACTTACTTAATCGTTTAAGTGAAGATGTCGTTGCCGTAAGAATGTATCTAGGTCCTGGGGTTATGTATGTTATCAACCTAGTGATACTACTCATTATCACAAGCGTGTATATGTTCCAAACTAATCTACAAATGACTCTTTGGACTCTTCTTCCCTTACCTATACTTTCATTCACTATTTACAAAGTAAGTTCTATTATCAATAAAAAGTCTAAAATCATGCAGAAAAGCCAGTCTGCCATTTCTACATTCGTACAAGATAGCTTTTCTGGCATTAGAGTCATAAAGTTTTTTAATAAAGAAAAGTACATTCAACAGAATTACAATACTAAGGTAAAACACTATCAAGAAAAAGCTCTAGACCTCGCCAAAACAGAAGCCTATTTTTTCACAATAATACTATTAGTCATTGGCTTACTCAATATTATTATTCTATACATTGGGGGACAAAAATACATAAAAGGGGAAATGAGCATAGGTGCCATTGCAGATTTCTTTATGTACATCAATATACTTATATGGCCCTTCTCTATGGTAGGTTGGGTAACTTCAGTAAATCAAAGAGCTGCCGCCTCTATGCAAAGGCTTAATGAATTCCTTGACAAAAAATCTGAAATTATTAACAAAAATAAAAACCATTATAGCATAAAAGGAGACATAGAATTTCGTAATGTAAGCTATACCTACCCTAATACAGGTATTAAGGCTTTAGATAACATCAGTTTCAAGGTAAATGCTGGCGAATCTCTTGCTATTATGGGAAAAACAGGCAGCGGAAAATCTACCATAGCCCTCCTTCTTTGTCGATTGATAGACCCAGACGAAGGAGATATTTTCATAGATGGTATCAATTTAAAAGAACACAATCTAGAGGTTTACAGAAACGCTCTAGGCTACATTCCACAAGAAAGCTATCTATTTTCTGATACTATAGAGAACAATATAGGATTTGCCATAGATAGCTCTAATGCAAAAATCATTGAAGAATATGCTAAAAAAGCAGATATTCACAAAAACATCATAGAATTTAAAAACCAATATAAAACCATAGTTGGAGAAAGGGGGGTAATGCTTTCTGGAGGACAAAAACAAAGAATCTGTATTGCTAGAGCACTTATAAAGAAACCCAATATCCTTATATTCGACGACAGCCTATCTGCACTAGATACAGAAACAGAAGAGAATATTCTAAATAATTTGGAAAACCTAGATGAGAAATGTACCCGAATCATTATTACCCACCGACCATCTAGTGCTAAAAATGCTCACCAAACACTTTACCTCTCCCCTATCAATTAG
- a CDS encoding DUF3276 family protein: MSDYKEKRNENEIFTRVLKAGRRTYFFDVRETKAGDYYLTITESKKHFQDGGEATFEKHKIYLYKEDFKNFSEMFNEASEFIISEKGEDVISEKHDKDFKGRNYTLDTHEEI, encoded by the coding sequence ATGAGTGATTACAAGGAAAAACGAAATGAAAATGAAATTTTCACTAGAGTGTTAAAAGCAGGAAGAAGAACCTATTTCTTTGATGTTCGTGAGACTAAGGCTGGAGATTATTATCTTACCATTACCGAAAGCAAGAAGCACTTCCAAGATGGTGGTGAGGCTACATTTGAGAAGCACAAAATTTACCTTTACAAAGAGGATTTCAAGAATTTCTCTGAAATGTTTAATGAAGCATCAGAATTTATCATTAGTGAAAAAGGAGAGGATGTAATCTCTGAAAAACACGATAAAGATTTCAAAGGAAGAAATTACACCTTAGATACCCACGAGGAGATTTAA
- the bshB1 gene encoding bacillithiol biosynthesis deacetylase BshB1 → MKVDILAIGAHPDDVELGCGGTLAKFISQGKKVAIVDLTEGELGTRGTNETRAKEAKRASNILGVLERENLGMKDGFLSNTEEYQMRIVKMVRKYQPEIIFANAIDDRHPDHAKAAKLVSDACFLSGLIKIETFDAGKTQSVWRPKHIFNYIQWKSINPDFVVDISDFMDKKIEACLAYETQFYNPNSEEPMTPISTKDFLESLTYRAQDLGRLSGVSYAEGFTSEKLMAFKNFDSIIL, encoded by the coding sequence ATGAAAGTAGATATTTTAGCCATTGGAGCTCATCCTGATGATGTTGAGCTAGGGTGCGGCGGAACTTTAGCCAAGTTTATTTCTCAAGGTAAAAAAGTAGCGATAGTAGATTTAACGGAAGGAGAGTTAGGTACGAGAGGGACAAATGAAACTAGGGCAAAAGAAGCTAAAAGGGCATCAAATATTTTAGGAGTTTTGGAACGAGAAAACTTGGGTATGAAAGATGGTTTTCTTAGTAACACAGAGGAGTATCAAATGCGTATTGTAAAGATGGTAAGGAAATATCAACCTGAAATTATTTTTGCAAATGCAATAGATGATCGCCACCCAGATCACGCAAAAGCTGCTAAATTGGTTTCAGATGCTTGTTTTTTATCAGGTCTTATTAAGATTGAAACGTTTGATGCTGGTAAAACTCAGTCAGTGTGGAGACCTAAACATATCTTTAACTATATACAGTGGAAGTCTATAAATCCTGATTTTGTAGTGGATATATCTGATTTTATGGATAAAAAAATTGAGGCTTGTTTAGCATACGAAACGCAATTTTATAATCCTAATTCGGAAGAGCCAATGACTCCAATCTCTACTAAAGATTTTTTGGAGAGTCTTACTTATAGAGCTCAAGATTTGGGTAGATTATCTGGAGTCTCCTATGCAGAAGGCTTTACTTCTGAAAAACTAATGGCTTTTAAAAATTTTGATTCAATAATTTTGTAA